ACCAGAGAGCTCGTCCGAGTCGGAGCACCCCGGACAGCTCCCTGTCCAACAAGTCTGCCGCAATTGCGCTCGGCATCATTGCCACGAGATGCGGTGGCCGCTTGTGGGCAAGCTCCCACTGTGTCCAGGCATTGTAGGAAATGCCGACCGTCCCGACTCTTCCGGTGGACCAGGGAAGCACGGCCGCCCACTCCACCGCGTCGTAGCCGTCCTCGGAGTCCATGTGTTTGCTGGTCAGCAACGCGGGCATGAACTCACCTTCTGATCGATAGCGTCCACGAATATCCTGCTGGACGACGACATAGCCCCTCTCGGCGAGCTTATGGCCCTGCTCCACAAGTACTTCACCGTTCTTCGAATAGGGCGTCCGCTGCACCAGTGTCGGGAACTTTCCAGTTTCATTCGGACGATAGATGTCAGAGCGCAGGATCGTTCCATCCCGTACCTGCATCTCGACGTCGCTGTCAACTACCACGCTGTGTGATCTGCGGTCGCACCCCTCTGTCTTTTCCAACTTCATCCTCCTCCCCTCTCATATTCGATGCCCTGAAGAGAGCATTGGTCTACATATAGGACAGCTGCCTATGCTTGCGATCCTGTCATTGACTCCCTCTGGTCAAGAATGCGGTCGCATAGGGGTCGAACAGTCCAATCTACCTGAGATTCAACTCCTTATACCCGCCCTGCGCCACCTCTTCGCAGCGGCGTCTGAACGATGGCTGACCGCCGGCGTACATGAGAGTCATTCGGGTCTGCCTACCCTCCAGGTTGATGTTGATGCCCGTCTGCCACGAATCTACGTCGTTCCTCAGCAGGTTCTTGCCCTGGTCCAGTACATACTCATGCCAGCTATCCTGGGCTTCCGGCGTGGCTTCGGCACGAGTGAGGCCACGGTCGTTCATGTGCCTAATGACCTCTATCACCCAGTCCACCTGGTATTCAATGGAGCGAGGGTTGTTTCCTGCCATTGCATGGGGTCCCATAATCATGAAGAGATTGGGGAAGCCGTTGGTCTGAAGCCCCAGGAAGGTCGCCAGTTCCTCTTCCCACTGCTCTTTCAATCTGCGCCCATCGATGCCACGTATGTCTATCCTGTTGTAGCTGCCGAATACCGCGTCGAACCCTGTGGCATAGACTATGAAGTCGAATTCGAACTCTTCCTCAGTGGTCAGGACGCCTTTGGGGGTGATTCTCTGTATGGGAGTCTCACTGATGTCTATAAGTTCGACATTGTCCTGGTTGTAGGACTCAAAGTAGTTCGTTTCCAGGGGTACCCGCTTGGTCCCAAAGCCGTGATCTTTTGGAATCAGCTTCTCCGCCACCAGGGGATCGTTCACGCGCTCCCGTATCTCTTTGTTGGCCTCGGGGTTGGTCAGCATATCTCTGAAATTGCCCTGCCAGATGCCGAACCCCGGACTGGCGTACAGCCGCTCCCAGAACGCATATCGCTCTTCCTCGGTCACTTCGAAAGTGTCCCTGGGATCGACGTCATGTATGAATGCGGCCGTAGTCTGGGCGCAATGCTCGAACATTTCGTCATAGCCAGCTCTGATTGTTTCCATCTCGTCCGACTCTATCTTCGAGTTGTGAAGAGGAGCACACCACTCTGGCCGAAGCTGGAAGACAGTGAGATGCCCGACGTTCTTGGCTACTTCCTGGATCGTCTGTATTCCCGTTGCCCCAGTGCCGATAACCGCCACTCTCTTGTCCGAGAAATCTAGGGGAGTATGAGGCCACCGAGAGGTGTGAAAGGACTGTCCCTCGAATGACTCGATCCCATCGATTCTCGGCAGAGTGGGCTCAGAGAGGATACCAACGCCCGTGATCAAGAACCTGCTTGTGTGTGTGCTCCCGTCTTCTAAACAGATCTCCCAACTGCGAGAATCTTCGTCATAGAAGGCAGACTTAACGTCACTGGAAAACTGGATGTCCTTCCGAAGGTCGAACTTATCGGCCACGAATTGGAGGTATCTCAGAGTCTCCGGCTGTGGCGAGAAGCGTTCGGACCAGTCCCACTCATCGA
Above is a genomic segment from Dehalococcoidia bacterium containing:
- a CDS encoding NAD(P)/FAD-dependent oxidoreductase, which encodes MSLSNTDLDYDAIVIGAGIAGMYQLYKLRELGMTVRVFERGTGVGGTWYWNRYPGARFDSESYSYGYSFSQELLDEWDWSERFSPQPETLRYLQFVADKFDLRKDIQFSSDVKSAFYDEDSRSWEICLEDGSTHTSRFLITGVGILSEPTLPRIDGIESFEGQSFHTSRWPHTPLDFSDKRVAVIGTGATGIQTIQEVAKNVGHLTVFQLRPEWCAPLHNSKIESDEMETIRAGYDEMFEHCAQTTAAFIHDVDPRDTFEVTEEERYAFWERLYASPGFGIWQGNFRDMLTNPEANKEIRERVNDPLVAEKLIPKDHGFGTKRVPLETNYFESYNQDNVELIDISETPIQRITPKGVLTTEEEFEFDFIVYATGFDAVFGSYNRIDIRGIDGRRLKEQWEEELATFLGLQTNGFPNLFMIMGPHAMAGNNPRSIEYQVDWVIEVIRHMNDRGLTRAEATPEAQDSWHEYVLDQGKNLLRNDVDSWQTGININLEGRQTRMTLMYAGGQPSFRRRCEEVAQGGYKELNLR